GGCAATCGCCTCCCCATCGCATTCAGGCACGTAGATGCCCGCTTCGCCATCGGTGAAATCGACGCCTGCATTGCGGGTAGCGACCACCGGGAGCCCCGCGCTCATCGCCTCTAGCACGACGCCAGCCGATCCCTCTGCGAGCGAAGGCAGGACGAACACGTCGGCACGGGCATATTCGGCCGCCATGCGTTCCTTGGAGACATGTCCGAGCAGTTCGACGTTGTCGCCTGCAAGCTGGTTCGCCGCCGCCTCGCTGACGTTTCCTGCGAATACGAAAGTATAACCGGCATCAGCGAGCAAATCGGCCGCCATCTTCACATATTGCGGCCCCTTTCGAAGGGTAATCGTCCCGGCAAACAAGACCCGGCGGGACTCGGGATGCACTTTGGCAGGGAATGTCAGGCTGGAACCATAGGGAACAAGCATGCATTTCGCGCGGTACTTCTCGCCATGGCTGGCAATATCTTCGATCACCGATTGAGCTGGGCAGAACAGCGCATCGCAGTCCTCAAGCATGTCGTGCGTGAAGCTTTCATATTGCTGATTGAGCGCATCGTCCCAAGGGCGCTCGCCCCATTCCGGGAAACGCTCGCATTCCGCATTCACGATCCTGTGAGTAGAGGGCACGGTGAAGACGTCGGCCACGATCTTCGCGCCCGGTCTGGCCCGTTCGCGCAGCCCGTGCCCGCCCGAGTAATACTGCGTGAAATACAGATCGCTTTGAGCGAGATCCTTTGACGAGATCGGCCAATCGGCAGGGCGTCCGGTACGGTTTTGCCGTGCGGCGTCGGGGTACTGTCGGATCAGCCGCTGCGGAATCTCGGCCACGGTACGCCGCCTGATCTTGGCTCGAAGCGCAGCAGTAGGCGCCAACCGGGCGAGCAGCCGTGCTCCTGCGTGATCGGCGATTGCGAAGTCGGTGTAGAGCCTTTGCAGCAGCCCCGCACGGTACAGGAATCGCGATTGCAGGTAGGCGTGCCTCGCCCCGGGCTGCAGAACGGTAACTTTCATCCCCGACGTCCCGATCAGCCGGCGAAGCGCGGGCGTCGTGCGCGCGCCGGTGCGGCCTGCTTTCGTTCACGCGGCACACAAAGAAGCACGATGACCAGATAGGTGATCAGCTGCGGCACGAACAGCGCGAGGTCGGCCGAAACGGTGATCACCGCTGGCGGGATCATGAGCACCAGGAAGATTTCCTGGCGGCGATTGAAGAACCGGTCTCGTTCCAGCCGCGCCATGAAATATCCCAACGCAAAGAAGATCAGGCCGCCCAGCAGCCAGAACTGCTGGTAAGCTTGCGCAAAACCCATCGGCGAAACGTAATAGAGATAGGCTGAGAACGTCGTGCTCTGGTTTTCGAGCGTAGGCAGAAGAAGCGCGGCCTTCGTCTGGGCTCCGACTAGTCCTGCTGGCACGAACTGCTGGATGATGGCGTTGTAAAATATCGCGCCGTATTCGAACGCCCCGCTCTCCATCGACTGATAGATGCGCAGCAGGCCCGAACCGATTTCGCTGTCCTCATACGTATCCCTGTTCATCGCGTTGGTGACGAGTTCGTCCATTCCCAACTGCTTGCCGGCCTCATTGCGCAGCAGCGGGAAAATCTTGAATACCCCGTACATACCCACGAGACCGGCCAGCGCGGGGACCCGCCCGATCGAGATGTATCGGTAATTCGTCAGGAAGTAGCCGACGAATATGCCGAGCTTCACGACTTCGGACCTGCGGAAGATAAATAGGATGTTGATGAGTGGGATGATGGCGAAGATCATAGCCCAGCGCAGGTGCCTGTTGCGCTTAGTTCGCACCCATAGCCACAACTGAATGACGATCGAGGCGTAACAGAGCCGCACGATAAAGATCAGGTAGACTGGAAGTCCGCGCCATTCGATCGCATAGCCGCCAGACTGGAAGATATATTGTTGTAAACCGCCGCCCAGGCTCGCGAGTGCGAGAAAGGCAATGAACGACATCGCTCCAAGTACAATGGATGCTGTATGCATGTAACGTACGTCGCGTTCCGATGGCGGCTCGAGACCTCGCGGTGCAGTGCGAAACTGGGTCGCCCCGCGCGATCCCAGTCCGTGGCCGACCAGTGCGAGCAGGGAGCAGCTCGCGATCATGAAAAGCGCGACGGTGATCACCCCCGCATCATTGTAGATCGTGAACAATCCGCCGGCATTGAGAACAAAGTCGGAGAACTCGACCAGCACGAAAGCGACCGTGACGGCCGGGAACAGAAAGGCAAAGGTAAAGAGGTCCGAATTCTTGCCGTTTCGAATGGCGAAGAAGGACAGGGTTACACCGATCAGGATGAGGAAAACGAGCGAGGTGTCCATCAGGAGGGCCTGTTATCATCTGGTCGCAGGTCGCGCACGTTCTCTTTTGCCGGCACGTGCATCATGGCCGACCTGCAGTGCGGAGCAGGAAGTCATCCCAGCGATCAACCAGCTTTTCGAAACCGAAGTTCTCGCGGTAGTGGAGCTGCAGCCGCGCCGGATCGACATCGGCTTGCTCCAGCCGCCCCGCCATCTGCTGCACTGCCGGCACGAAATCGGCGATGGTGCCATCGGTGATGAGACTGTCCGGATTGGCGTAGTCGGGAATCCCGCCCATGCCGTTCGCTACGAAAGGTAATCCGCAAGCCATGGCCTCCAGCAGAACGAGTGGTGCGCCCTCTTCGGCGATGGTGGGTAGCAAGAGTAGGTCATAGCCCTGCAGAAGCTCGATATACGCCTGTCCTTCGGGATACCGCCCGCGCAGCCTGATCCGGTCCTGAAGGTCCCGCTCGGCAATCAACTCGGAAAGCCGTCCCGCATCGCTTCCTCCGCCCCAGATGTCCAACGTTGCGCGATCGTTTGCGAAACGGTCGAACTCCTCGATGAGCAATCCGACGTTCTTGGGAGGTGCAAGGCGGCCGAAATAGACGAAGCGAATACCGTCGGAAACCGGCCGCAATGCCCGTTCGGGTATCGTGAACTGACGTTCAAGCGGCTCGGGCAGGGCCGGTATCGTTTCAGCTGGGCCGTCCCAGCCGAATTCGCGAACGAAGCGGCGCGTCACCGGCGAGCCCTGACCCACGATCGCGTCGAAACCGACACGCACGAGCATGCGCGGATCGAGGAAACTCGGCCGCGCACCGCTCATCACTTCGAAGAAGACCTTGCGGCAGTCGCCTCCCGCAGCGAGCACACCAGCCATGGATTTCCAACCGGTGCCCACAACCACGGCAACACTGGGTCTGGCGCCGCGGATGGCGCGCGCAAGATCGCGAAGTCCCGAATAAACATGAACTCCGTCGCTTTCGTCCGAATGGCCATGCTCGGCCATTGGCGGCGGAGAGAAAATGTGCACTTCGTGCCCGCGCTCACGCAGTCCCTCCGCGAGGAAACGCGTGTGGGTCTGGATGCCTCCGCGCCCGTGCACATACCCTATGAGGACGATGCTAAGCCTGGTCGCATCGGTCGATTTCACGCTTGACCCTTTCCCCAACTCAACCCGCGGGCGAGGTGCCTTAGCCGTATCGCGTCTTCCCGCCAACCTTTTGAAAACGGCAGGATCGCAAGATGAATTGCGCAATAACCCAGTGTGATAGCGATGCTTTTGCCCACAGCCCCGGCAAACGAACCGCCACCCTGCGGCTCGAACTGGATCGCGAGATAGACCCCTCCGACTATTACCATTGCGAGAAACGATGGCGCGAACTGGGCCGCGATCGTCATGACGCTGCATCGCGAAATGCGCGCCACGATGTATGCGAGCGCCGGCGTTACCACGACCGATGCAATCGCCAGGCTTGCAGCCACGCCGACAGCGCCCCACTGCACACCCGCTGCAAAAGCCGCGACATGCGCGATCGCAGCGCCGAAAGCATAGTTGCGCATCGTGTCTGTCCGTCCCAGCGAAATGAACACGAAACGCGCGTGCTCCCAGATAAAGCTGGGATAGAGCGAGAGAGCGAGCAGCACGAAAATCGTCGCGCTGTAGGACCATTCGGGTCCGAGCAGCAATTCGATGATGAAGTTCGCATTGAGGGCGAGGACGAGGGTCAGCAGCCCTGCAAAGAACGCCATGGCCCGCGCGGACGTCTGCATCAGACCAGTCCATTCCTCATGCTTGTTCTGCAACCGCGACAGCGCCGGGATCACGGCCGTGCCCAGCGGGCCGCTGACAAGGTTCAACGGGACCATCAGGACCGAATAGGCGCGGGTGTAGTAACCAAGCTCGCTCGCGTCCCAGCGCCACCCGATAAGCGCGCGGTCTGCCTGTTTCCAGAGCCATCCGGCAAGGTTGGCGCCCAGCAGGTTCACGCCGAAGCCAATCGCCGACCGGCCCGCCGCGAGGGATCCCGGAC
The Erythrobacter sp. THAF29 DNA segment above includes these coding regions:
- a CDS encoding glycosyltransferase family 4 protein, translating into MKSTDATRLSIVLIGYVHGRGGIQTHTRFLAEGLRERGHEVHIFSPPPMAEHGHSDESDGVHVYSGLRDLARAIRGARPSVAVVVGTGWKSMAGVLAAGGDCRKVFFEVMSGARPSFLDPRMLVRVGFDAIVGQGSPVTRRFVREFGWDGPAETIPALPEPLERQFTIPERALRPVSDGIRFVYFGRLAPPKNVGLLIEEFDRFANDRATLDIWGGGSDAGRLSELIAERDLQDRIRLRGRYPEGQAYIELLQGYDLLLLPTIAEEGAPLVLLEAMACGLPFVANGMGGIPDYANPDSLITDGTIADFVPAVQQMAGRLEQADVDPARLQLHYRENFGFEKLVDRWDDFLLRTAGRP
- a CDS encoding lipopolysaccharide biosynthesis protein — translated: MPSWFRRSASQAVEERRAAVFDTSHLETGIGRRTANSAAITMVSSAIIFGVQIAQLAILSRLLSPEDFGLVGMAVVATGFVRLFADIGLSTATIQRDEIDQKFVTAVFYIDLLVAFGLMLLCFAIAPLSAEIFSEPRVTMLIVAIALTFPLVPLRGQHQALLARRMLFVRVNATKVIANLCGATAAILAAWLWQFGYWSIVLGIVVQDVALVLLSWIALPWMPSRPGSLAAGRSAIGFGVNLLGANLAGWLWKQADRALIGWRWDASELGYYTRAYSVLMVPLNLVSGPLGTAVIPALSRLQNKHEEWTGLMQTSARAMAFFAGLLTLVLALNANFIIELLLGPEWSYSATIFVLLALSLYPSFIWEHARFVFISLGRTDTMRNYAFGAAIAHVAAFAAGVQWGAVGVAASLAIASVVVTPALAYIVARISRCSVMTIAAQFAPSFLAMVIVGGVYLAIQFEPQGGGSFAGAVGKSIAITLGYCAIHLAILPFSKGWREDAIRLRHLARGLSWGKGQA
- a CDS encoding glycosyltransferase family 4 protein — protein: MKVTVLQPGARHAYLQSRFLYRAGLLQRLYTDFAIADHAGARLLARLAPTAALRAKIRRRTVAEIPQRLIRQYPDAARQNRTGRPADWPISSKDLAQSDLYFTQYYSGGHGLRERARPGAKIVADVFTVPSTHRIVNAECERFPEWGERPWDDALNQQYESFTHDMLEDCDALFCPAQSVIEDIASHGEKYRAKCMLVPYGSSLTFPAKVHPESRRVLFAGTITLRKGPQYVKMAADLLADAGYTFVFAGNVSEAAANQLAGDNVELLGHVSKERMAAEYARADVFVLPSLAEGSAGVVLEAMSAGLPVVATRNAGVDFTDGEAGIYVPECDGEAIAHALETICGDRDRRESMSRAARLRAGAYDHSRWEECFVSSIRRVHEGARDLSGEK